Part of the Ornithinimicrobium flavum genome, CGGCCCCGGCCATGTGCAGACCGACCGCGAGCTCGGGCACGCCGTTGAAGAACTGGTAGTAGCCGATGAGCGCCTGGACGACGACGAGGGCGGCGAGCACGCCCAGGATCCGCCGCAGCGGGCCCGGCCAGCGGCGGGCGAGGCTGAGGCCCAGCGCGACCGCGGTGGCGGCGACCAGCACGTAGACGGGCACGACGTGCGCCCGGGTGATGAGGTAGGGGTCGAAGGTCAGGCGCGTCACCTCGCCCGCGTCGCCGGAGTGCGGGCCCGTCCCGGTGACCAGCGTGCCCAGGTAGATCGCGAGCGCGGTCGAGACAGCGAGCACCGGGGCGAGCGCGCGGGCCCACCGGCGGTCCGTCCCGCCCATCCGGCCCGGCCGCTCCGCCTGCGCGACGCTCGGCAACGACGCCCGCCTGGTGCGGTTGACCAGGACCGCTGCCAGCGCCACGAGCACCGCCGAGATGACGAAGTGAATCCCCACGACCCACGGGTTGAGGCCGGTACGCACCGTGATCCCGCCGATGACGGCCTGCACGATGATCCCCAGGCCGATCGCCCCCGCGATCAGCACGAAACCGGGGTGGCGACGCCGCGAGCGCCAGACCGCCAGGGCCGTGAGCACCGCGATGATGACCAGCAGGAAGGTGAGCAGGCGGTTTCCGAACTCGATGACGCCGTGCAGGCCCATCTCGGGCGTGTTCGTCCAGGACTCGTCCGTGCACCGCGGCCACGTGGGGCAGCCCAGGCCGCTGCCCGTGAGCCGCACCGCGCCCCCGGTGACGATGAGCAGGGCGTT contains:
- a CDS encoding COX15/CtaA family protein; protein product: MTPAPAQPSAGRRLTTFLLPTEVNGWVRVTAWASVLANALLIVTGGAVRLTGSGLGCPTWPRCTDESWTNTPEMGLHGVIEFGNRLLTFLLVIIAVLTALAVWRSRRRHPGFVLIAGAIGLGIIVQAVIGGITVRTGLNPWVVGIHFVISAVLVALAAVLVNRTRRASLPSVAQAERPGRMGGTDRRWARALAPVLAVSTALAIYLGTLVTGTGPHSGDAGEVTRLTFDPYLITRAHVVPVYVLVAATAVALGLSLARRWPGPLRRILGVLAALVVVQALIGYYQFFNGVPELAVGLHMAGAAALAAVATMAVEKMYVVSAPVPDEPLAPGQAPAALTRS